In the genome of Oncorhynchus clarkii lewisi isolate Uvic-CL-2024 chromosome 4, UVic_Ocla_1.0, whole genome shotgun sequence, one region contains:
- the LOC139407710 gene encoding heme-binding protein 2-like, which translates to MVYLAGLVGLVLILTAEARVGNSSESRFCTESKECLLYDLVCKNDDYEVRHYDSVKWVSTDEEAYFMDKATYTAFRRLFNYITGSNKAGVNIDMTAPVTVKIEEKKWGSSVFTLSFLLPSTHQMSPPQPTDDKVYFTEMPDMKVYVRGYGG; encoded by the exons GGTTTATTTGGCAGGGTTGGTTGGCTTGGTTCTCATCTTGACTGCTGAAGCCAGAGTTGG AAACTCTTCTGAGTCTCGCTTCTGCACAGAGTCAAAGGAATGTCTGCTCTATGATCTGGTGTGCAAGAATGACGATTATGAG GTGCGCCACTATGACTCAGTGAAATGGGTGTCAACAGATGAGGAAGCATACTTCATGGACAAGGCCACCTACACTGCCTTCAGGAGACTCTTCAACTATATCACCGGATCCAAcaaggctg GAGTCAACATTGACATGACAGCTCCGGTGACTGTCAAAATTGAAGAGAAGAAGTGGGGGTCGTCTGTCTTCACGCTCAGCTTCCTCCTGCCGTCTACCCATCAGATGTCTCCTCCCCAACCCActgatgacaag GTGTACTTTACTGAGATGCCTGACATGAAAGTGTACGTGAGGGGCTACGGTGGATGA